The Streptomyces sp. NBC_00306 sequence CGTTCCCGGAGTCCGCGCCGCCGGACAGCTCAAGACCCACGCATCCGGTGGCCGTCGGCGCCTGACGGATCACGTCGGTCAGCAACTCGTCCAGAGCCGCAAGAGGATCAATGCCGGGCCGCAGCTTGCGCGGCTCAAGTACATGCTCGGCCGGCTCCGGGTAGTGGATGCTGAGCCCCGCGCTCGTGAACCTGGCCGACGCCCGTTCGGTGAGGCGGTAGACACCTTCGAACAGCGTCTCGCACGTGTAGCGGTGCTGCCTCGTCAGTGTTCGGGCTACCACGCGCGGCACCAAGCGGTCAGCCCGTAGATACGGTCGCAACACGGTCAGATCCCATGACGCGTGCAACTCGCCGTCCCTCTCTGTCAGGTAGAGCGGCGCTGTGCCGAGGACGCCTGCTGCCAGCCTGACCTCTCCGGGCCCCATGGTGATCGCGACGAAATCCGCCTCGTCCCCCTTGCACTCCTTCACACGGACCCGTACGCGCGGCGCCAGGTCGTCGTTGACCTCCATGACCAACGTGGAGACGTTCACAGACTCGATCCAACTCTCGCCGTTGACCCAACGGCCCCCGTCCGTGCTCCACTTGGGCTCCTGGAGATCGAACAGGCGCAGACGCATCGACAGCATGTCGTCCCTTTCCGATGTCGTGCGGCGGGGCGGGGCCGCGAACGGCCCCGCCCCGCCTGGCGTCAGCCCTGGATCACTTGCTGCAGTGGTCGCCGTTGTTGTCGCCGCCGCCCGGCATCTTGTCGAGCAGCGCGGCCTCGACAGCCGGGACGCCGGTGATCAGGTCGCCGGTGAACAGCTCGTCCACGTTCATCGCTCTCTCCCTTACGGTTTTCAGTGGACTCCGCGGCAGATGCTGCGGAGTTGGACCCGTCCGGCTGCCGGACCCTTGCGAAGAAGGCGGCCGGACGGGGTGCCCGCCGCTTCCGACGGCGGGCCCTCCCTCATCACAGGTGGGGAGCCTGGATGCGTGACGGGGAGGAGTCAGGTGGGTGTGGACGCGACGGCCACGCCCAGGACGAAGCCGCCCGTCCCGTGATGGTGATGAGCAGGAGGGGTCCGGCGCAGCGGCCGACGACTGCGGCCAGCCGGTTCACAGCCGCTCTCCACGGCTGCGCTCGTTGACCTCGCGTACTGCTGCGCTCAGCCTCGCCGCCCCATCCTCAGGCGTGGAATCGCGGTGCTGCGGGCAGCGGCACGGCGAGAACCGATTCGAACCGGGCGGCAGATCCGCTCCCTCGTAGGTGTCGATCCTCAACACCCCGTCCATGCCCCGCGCCTCGGTCATCCAGGCCAGGCAGGCCCGCGCTTCGCTTCTCATCCATCGGCCTTTCAGACGACGACTGCGGCGAGGTATCGCCGTTCTTCGCTACCTCTACGCAACCGCGTGACCACGCTCAGCGGTACCGTTGCCGCAGGACCAGGACTTGAAAGCCTTGAAAGTTCGCAATGGCACGGGGAGTTGAGTGCATGGCCAAGCGTGAACCGAACGTAGCTCTTGGGCGCCTGCTCGCCGAAAGCCGTTGGACTCACCGCCAGTTCGCGCGGGCGGTGAACCGTATCGGCACCGAGACCGGCACTCCTCTGCGCTACGACGAGTCGGCGGTGAGCCATTGGCTCGGCGGCACCGTCCCTCGCGGTGCGGTGCGGACGTGCATCCTCGAAGCCCTCTCCCGCCGCCTCGGCCGCCCTGTTACCCATGCCGAAGCCGGGCTGCCTGTTCTACGCGATCGCTCCTCCGCGGATGCGGATACCGTGGAAGGGGTGATCGACCTGGGGAGGCTGGATATGGACCCGTCCCGCCGCAGCGTCCTGGGGGTCGGCCTGTTCTCCGTGGCCGTCACCATTCCCGGCTGGCCTGATGTGGTCGGGCGTGCCGATGCCATCCAGTCCGGCCGCACGACACGCATCGGCATGAACGAAGTGGACATGGTCATCGCCATGACCGAGCGTGTTTCGGAACTGGACGACGAGTTCGGCGGCCGTCACGCACGCCCCATGGCGGCCTCGTTCATGGTCAACACTGTGGCCTCCTACCTGCGTGCCGACGCACCCGAGGACGTACGCAAAGCGATGCTGTCCGCCGCCTCGGATCTGCTCTACCTGACCGGCTACATGGCCGTGGACGAAGGGCTGCACGGTCTCGCGCAGCGTTACTACGTCAAGGCCTTGGAGCTGGCGGGGGCGGCCGAGGATCACCTGACGTACTGCACCACCCTGCGGGGGATGAGCGTCCAGGCGGTCGACCTCCGCCACGGAGAAAAGTCCATGGAACTGGCCGACGCCGCTGCCGCCGCCTCCCCGAAAGCCGGCCCCCGGATGCTGGCCTTCCTCGCCGGTCAGCAGGCGCATGCCGCCGCACAAACAGGCGACCGTACTGGCGCGCTGCGCCACATCCGGGAGGCCGAGGCGGCCATGGACCGTGCCGAGGCACGCGGCAAGGCGTTTGGCTCGTACGACCCGTCTTCGCTCAACTACCACGTCAGCCAGGTGCGTTACGAACTCGGAGACAAGGCCGGAGCCGTCGAGGCCATGCAACAAGCGGACCGGCTCCGCCCCAGCATGTACCAGCGCACACGAGTACACCGTCGTGGCCTGCTGGCGGAGCGGCAAATGGAACTCGGCCACCTGGAAGCGGCCTGCGCCACCTGGCACCAGGCCCTCGACGACTACCCCAAGGTGCAGTCCGGCCGCGCCGACGAGCGCGTGAAGGCGATGTTCGGTCTCTTGCGCCCTCACCTGAAGAATCCGGCGGCGCTAGACCTGTACGACCGAGCACGCACGATCGCGCCACCGTCGCTGGTCGCCTAATGGGAGCTGCCGGGTCGGTAAGACTCGGTGCCGTAGCCGCCAGCAGGTGAGCACTCCGGTTGCCGGAAGCGTTCGATTTCTGGGATCAGACCGTGCCCCTGCTGGTCGGCCGGAAGGCCAGACCGCTGATGGGGTGGCGTGCCCGCCGGGTTCGGCGTGAGCACTGGATCCATTAGGCCGCGCGCCGTGTCTTCCGCAGGCTGCACCGCAAGCGAAGTGCCAACAAGGGAGAGCGCGTTGCTGCTGATCGGCGATGACTGGGCCGAGGATCACCATGACGTCGAAGTCCAGGACGAGACGGGCCGGAAACTGGCCGCCGCGAAGCTACCCGAGGGCGTGGACGGCGTAGCCAAGCTCCACGAGCTCGTCGCGAAGCACGGTGGTGAGAAGCTCGATCCCAACGCTGTCATCGTCGGGATCGAGACCGACCGCGGCCCATGGGTTCAGGCTCTGATAGCCGCCGGCTACAAGGTCTACGCGATCAACCCCCGGCAGGTCGCCCGCTTCAAGGAGCGGTACGGCACATCTGGTGCCAAGAGCGACAAGGGCGACGCTCACGCGCTCGCAGACATGGTCCGCATCGACCGTGACCAGCTACGGCCTATCGCTGGAGACAGCGAACAGGCCCAAGCCATCAAGGTCGTTGCCCGCGCTCATCAGACTCTCATCTGGGAACGCACCCGCATCTTCCAGAGGCTGCGCAACGCCCTGCGTGAGTACTTCCCCGCGGCCCTGGATGCCTACGCCGACCTCACTCTGCTCGGCGCCGACGCACTGGAACTGCTCGTCAAAGCACCCACTCCGCAAGCCGCGGCGAAGCTGACCCACGCCCAGATCACTGCTGCACTGGCTCGCGCCCGTCGTCGCAACCGGACTGCGAAGGCAGCCGTCATCCAGACGGCGTTGCGCGAGCAGCACCTGGAGCTGGCTGAGCCGGTGACCGCCGCCTATGCGGCCACCGTGGTGGCTCACGCCCGGCTGCTGATCACCCTGAATGAGCAGATAGCCGACCTGGAGACGCAGGTGAAAGCCCATTTTCACGCGCACCCGGACGCTGAGATTTACCTCTCGATGCCCGGCATGGGAGAAATTAGCGGCGCCCGGGTGCTCGCCGAATTCGGAGACGACCCCACCCGCTACGCGTCCGCCAAGGCGCGGAAGAACTATGCCGGCACCAGCCCGATCACCCGAGCCTCCGGCAAGAGCCACACCGTCCAGGCCCGCTTCGTACGCAACAACCGGCTCGCCGACGCGTTGCAAGCCCAGGCGTTCTCTGCACTGAACGGATCCCCAGGCGCTCGCGCCTACTACGACAAGCAACGCGTCCGTGATGTCGGCTACAACGGGGCCCTCCGACAAGTCGGCAACCGGCTCGTCGGCATCCTCCACGGATGCCTCAAGACTCGAACGCTCTACGACGAGGCGACCGCCTGGTCGCACTACGCCTACCTCCATGCCGCTTGATCTGAAACGGCATGGGGTGTCTGATCCCCGTCGCACCTTCGAGCTCAGCCGGAGAAAGTCAGCCACGAACGGCGGAGACGCCAGGAAATCACCCGTCACGTGTGTCTCCAGCAACCCGAGTGTGCCGGGCCCCATGGGGCCCGGCACCTTCCCGACGCAGTGTGCGCGTCTACTTCTCGCCCTGCTTGCGCCAGCGGATGCCCGCCTCCAGGAAGCCGTCGATCTCGCCGTCCAGGACCGCCTGCGGGTTGCCCACCTCGAACTCCGTACGCAGGTCCTTGACCATCTGGTACGGGTGCAGGACGTACGAACGCATCTGGTTTCCCCAGGAGTTGCCGCCGTCGCCCTTGAGCGCGTCCATCTTGGCCTGCTCCTCCTGGCGGCGGCGCTCGAGGAGCTTCGCCTGGAGGACGTTCATCGCGCTCGCCTTGTTCTGAATCTGCGAGCGCTCGTTCTGGCAGGAGACGACGATGCCGGTGGGGACGTGGGTCAGGCGCACCGCGGAGTCCGTGGTGTTGACGCCCTGGCCGCCGGGGCCGGACGCCCGGTACACGTCCACGCGCAGCTCGGACTCATCGATCTCGATGTGGTCCGTCTTCTCGACCACCGGCAGCACCTCGACGCCCGCGAAGGACGTCTGGCGGCGGCCCTGGTTGTCGAACGGCGAGATGCGCACGAGGCGGTGGGTGCCCTGCTCGACGGAGAGCGTGCCGTAGGCGTACGGCGCCTTGACGACGAAGGTGGTCGACTTGATGCCGGCCTCTTCCGCGTACGAGGTCT is a genomic window containing:
- the prfB gene encoding peptide chain release factor 2, with protein sequence MAVVDVSEELKSLSSTMGSIEAVLDLDRMRADIAVLEEQAAAPSLWDDPEAAQKITSKLSHLQAELRKTEALRGRIDDLAVLFELAEAEDDADTLAEAESELTDVRKALDEMEVRTLLSGEYDEREALVNIRAEAGGVDASDFAERLQRMYLRWAERHGYGTEVYETSYAEEAGIKSTTFVVKAPYAYGTLSVEQGTHRLVRISPFDNQGRRQTSFAGVEVLPVVEKTDHIEIDESELRVDVYRASGPGGQGVNTTDSAVRLTHVPTGIVVSCQNERSQIQNKASAMNVLQAKLLERRRQEEQAKMDALKGDGGNSWGNQMRSYVLHPYQMVKDLRTEFEVGNPQAVLDGEIDGFLEAGIRWRKQGEK
- a CDS encoding tetratricopeptide repeat protein, whose protein sequence is MAKREPNVALGRLLAESRWTHRQFARAVNRIGTETGTPLRYDESAVSHWLGGTVPRGAVRTCILEALSRRLGRPVTHAEAGLPVLRDRSSADADTVEGVIDLGRLDMDPSRRSVLGVGLFSVAVTIPGWPDVVGRADAIQSGRTTRIGMNEVDMVIAMTERVSELDDEFGGRHARPMAASFMVNTVASYLRADAPEDVRKAMLSAASDLLYLTGYMAVDEGLHGLAQRYYVKALELAGAAEDHLTYCTTLRGMSVQAVDLRHGEKSMELADAAAAASPKAGPRMLAFLAGQQAHAAAQTGDRTGALRHIREAEAAMDRAEARGKAFGSYDPSSLNYHVSQVRYELGDKAGAVEAMQQADRLRPSMYQRTRVHRRGLLAERQMELGHLEAACATWHQALDDYPKVQSGRADERVKAMFGLLRPHLKNPAALDLYDRARTIAPPSLVA
- a CDS encoding IS110 family transposase — its product is MLLIGDDWAEDHHDVEVQDETGRKLAAAKLPEGVDGVAKLHELVAKHGGEKLDPNAVIVGIETDRGPWVQALIAAGYKVYAINPRQVARFKERYGTSGAKSDKGDAHALADMVRIDRDQLRPIAGDSEQAQAIKVVARAHQTLIWERTRIFQRLRNALREYFPAALDAYADLTLLGADALELLVKAPTPQAAAKLTHAQITAALARARRRNRTAKAAVIQTALREQHLELAEPVTAAYAATVVAHARLLITLNEQIADLETQVKAHFHAHPDAEIYLSMPGMGEISGARVLAEFGDDPTRYASAKARKNYAGTSPITRASGKSHTVQARFVRNNRLADALQAQAFSALNGSPGARAYYDKQRVRDVGYNGALRQVGNRLVGILHGCLKTRTLYDEATAWSHYAYLHAA